A window from Alkalidesulfovibrio alkalitolerans DSM 16529 encodes these proteins:
- the pyrH gene encoding UMP kinase — MTKLRYQRVLLKLSGEALAGDQKFGINPETLDVIGREIVEVSRMGLQLVLVIGGGNIFRGVSESAKGMDRASADYMGMLATVMNALAVQDALEKLGVETRVLSAIAMREVCEPYIRRRAVRHLEHGRVVICAAGTGNPYFTTDTAATLRAAELKCQAILKATKVDGVYDKDPMKHDDAVMFTTIPYMETLERRLKVMDSTAISLAMDNDLPIIVFNLFTPGNIKRVVSGDDIGTTVQGG; from the coding sequence CGGCATCAACCCCGAAACACTCGACGTCATCGGCCGCGAGATCGTCGAGGTCTCGCGCATGGGGCTGCAACTGGTCCTGGTCATCGGCGGCGGCAACATCTTTCGGGGCGTTTCCGAGTCCGCCAAGGGCATGGACCGCGCCTCGGCCGACTACATGGGCATGCTGGCCACGGTCATGAACGCGCTCGCTGTGCAAGACGCCCTGGAAAAGCTCGGCGTGGAAACGCGCGTGCTCTCGGCCATCGCCATGCGCGAAGTCTGCGAGCCCTACATCCGCCGCCGCGCCGTGCGCCACCTGGAACACGGCCGCGTGGTCATCTGCGCCGCGGGCACGGGAAACCCCTATTTCACCACCGACACCGCCGCCACGCTGCGCGCGGCCGAGCTCAAGTGTCAGGCCATCCTCAAGGCCACCAAGGTGGACGGCGTCTATGACAAGGACCCCATGAAGCACGACGATGCCGTGATGTTCACGACCATTCCCTACATGGAGACTCTCGAACGCCGCCTGAAGGTCATGGATTCCACGGCCATATCCCTGGCCATGGACAACGACCTGCCGATCATCGTATTCAACCTCTTCACCCCCGGAAACATCAAGCGGGTCGTCTCCGGCGACGACATCGGGACAACTGTTCAAGGAGGGTAG